The genomic DNA GGTGCGGCCCCCGCCGTTGCGGAAGACGATATCGAGGCGATCAAGGGGCAGCTCGAGTCTTTGCGGCAAGAATACGACCAGCGCCTCCGCTCCCTGGAGGAGAGCCTGCGCGCGGCGGAGGAACGAGCCAGGCAGGCGCAGGAGGAGGCCGCGTCGGCGGTGGCCGCCCCGGCTGCCCCAGCTGCCCCGGCTGGCCCGGTCGTCGCCGCCGCCGCCAGGGCGTTCAACCCGGCGATTAGCATTATTCTGGACGGGCGTTACGCCGCTTTCAGCAAGGACCCGGAGGCGTACGAACTGCCGGGGTTCCTGCTGGAAGAAGAGGCGGGCCTCGGCGACGAGGGCCTTTCGCTGGGGCACACGGAGTTCTACGCCAGCGGCAATATTGACGACAGGTTTTACGGCCAGCTGGTCTTCGTGCTCGATCAGCACGAAGGCGCGGTCGAATTGGAGCTGGAGGAGGCTTTCGTGCAAAGCCTGGGACTGGGCCATGGCCTCACGCTGCGGGCGGGGCGCTTCTACTCCGCGCTCGGGTATCTGAACGAGCAGCACGAACATGCCTGGGATTTCGCCGATGCGCCGCTGGTCTATCGGGGGCTGTTCGGTCACCGGCAGCTCTCCGACGACGGCCTGCGCGCCAGTTACGTTGCGCCTTTCGACACGTTTCTGGAGGTGGGCGCCGAACTCTTTCGCGGCGGCCGCTTCCCCGCCGCGGGCAGCGGGCATGACGGCGTCGGCGCCTGGAGCGCCTTTGCCCACATCGGGGGCGATATCGGCATCGAGCACAGCTGGCAGCTGGGGCTCGGGCAATGGCGGGCGGACGATGTGAACGGGCGCGCGGGCGGCGGCCACGGGCATGACGGCGAGGATGCCGGCGCGGCGGTGGAGACCCCTTCGTTTTCCGGGGACTCCCGGATCCGTGCCCTGGACCTGGTGTACAAGTGGGCGCCCCTGGGCAATCCGAATGTGCGGCAATTTAAATTCCAGTTCGAGTATTTGGCGCGGCGGGAGGGCGGCCGCGTCGTATTGCTGAACAGCGACCCGTTCGAGTCCACGGATTACCGGGGCCGGCAAAGCGGTTGGTACGCGCAGGCGGCCTACCGGTTCCTGCCCCGCTGGCGCACGGGAGTGCGCTACGACCGGTTGCGCGCCGACAACTCCGGCTCGGACGCGGATGTGTTGGCCGAGGCGGGGCTGGACGACGAGGGACACCGGCCCAGGAGGTACAGCCTCATGCTGGAATGGCTGCCCAGCGA from Gammaproteobacteria bacterium includes the following:
- a CDS encoding TonB-dependent receptor; this encodes MSVIGNRSRRAALVLAVAVLAAGGAAPAVAEDDIEAIKGQLESLRQEYDQRLRSLEESLRAAEERARQAQEEAASAVAAPAAPAAPAGPVVAAAARAFNPAISIILDGRYAAFSKDPEAYELPGFLLEEEAGLGDEGLSLGHTEFYASGNIDDRFYGQLVFVLDQHEGAVELELEEAFVQSLGLGHGLTLRAGRFYSALGYLNEQHEHAWDFADAPLVYRGLFGHRQLSDDGLRASYVAPFDTFLEVGAELFRGGRFPAAGSGHDGVGAWSAFAHIGGDIGIEHSWQLGLGQWRADDVNGRAGGGHGHDGEDAGAAVETPSFSGDSRIRALDLVYKWAPLGNPNVRQFKFQFEYLARREGGRVVLLNSDPFESTDYRGRQSGWYAQAAYRFLPRWRTGVRYDRLRADNSGSDADVLAEAGLDDEGHRPRRYSLMLEWLPSEFSRLRLQYNRDKSSADADDQVFLQYTHSLGAHGAHSY